The Pseudomonas berkeleyensis genome includes a region encoding these proteins:
- a CDS encoding DUF6316 family protein, with protein sequence MFGQRNVDPHPGTHYRSSRVSAVNGQYFFATREGTLEGPYLSRHDAEQNIARYIERMLMADKLLRHSSEHIDQLQRREAIKHNQEQ encoded by the coding sequence ATGTTCGGCCAACGCAACGTCGACCCTCATCCGGGGACGCACTACCGCAGTTCACGCGTGAGCGCCGTCAATGGGCAGTATTTCTTCGCCACCCGCGAAGGCACGCTGGAAGGGCCGTATCTGTCCCGCCATGACGCCGAGCAGAACATTGCGCGCTATATCGAACGAATGCTCATGGCCGACAAATTGCTGCGCCACAGCAGCGAGCATATCGACCAACTGCAACGTCGTGAGGCGATCAAGCACAATCAGGAGCAGTGA
- a CDS encoding DMT family transporter, translated as MHISSGRWMYGLFLALTTSVLWGVLPIKLKEVLQVMDPVTVTWYRLMVAGSLLFAYLAVSRRLPSFRPLGRKGGGLLALAIGGLTANYVLYLMGLNLLSPGTTQLVIQVAPILLLISSVFIFRERFSLGQAIGLGVMLLGFALFFNQRLDELLTSLTTYTTGVLTVLAAAFVWTFYGLAQKQLLTSWSSVQIMMVIYLACALLLVPWAQPLQVLELNPLQGWLLLACCLNTLVAYGAFAEALAHWEASRVSATLALTPLVTFASVALAASWWPDHVVPEQVNWIAYAGAVVVVLGSALTALGPSIMASLRKR; from the coding sequence ATGCATATCTCCTCTGGCCGTTGGATGTACGGCCTGTTCCTTGCCCTGACCACCTCGGTGTTGTGGGGCGTTTTGCCAATCAAGCTGAAAGAAGTTCTGCAGGTGATGGATCCGGTCACGGTCACCTGGTACCGCCTGATGGTGGCGGGGTCTCTGTTGTTTGCCTATCTGGCCGTATCGCGGCGCCTGCCGAGTTTCCGCCCGCTGGGGCGCAAGGGCGGCGGCTTGCTGGCGCTCGCCATTGGCGGGCTGACGGCCAATTACGTGCTGTACCTGATGGGGCTCAACCTGCTCAGCCCAGGCACCACGCAACTGGTGATTCAGGTGGCGCCGATCCTGCTGCTGATCAGCAGTGTGTTCATCTTCCGCGAGCGTTTCAGCCTCGGCCAGGCAATTGGCCTGGGGGTGATGCTGTTGGGTTTCGCGCTGTTCTTCAATCAGCGTCTGGATGAGCTGCTGACCTCGCTGACGACCTATACCACCGGCGTACTGACCGTGCTGGCCGCGGCCTTCGTCTGGACTTTCTATGGATTGGCGCAGAAGCAGTTGCTGACATCGTGGAGTTCGGTGCAGATCATGATGGTGATCTACCTGGCCTGCGCGCTGCTGCTGGTGCCCTGGGCGCAGCCGTTGCAGGTGCTGGAGCTGAACCCGCTGCAAGGCTGGCTGTTGCTGGCCTGCTGCCTGAATACTCTGGTGGCTTACGGTGCCTTCGCCGAGGCACTGGCGCACTGGGAGGCTTCACGGGTGAGCGCGACCCTGGCGTTGACGCCGCTGGTGACCTTCGCCTCGGTGGCGCTGGCGGCGAGCTGGTGGCCTGATCACGTGGTGCCCGAACAGGTCAACTGGATTGCCTATGCGGGAGCGGTGGTCGTCGTGCTCGGCTCGGCACTGACGGCTCTGGGCCCGTCGATCATGGCGAGCCTACGTAAACGGTAG
- a CDS encoding NAD(P)H-dependent oxidoreductase, whose protein sequence is MTEGKSGATPLEGDGKRILLVLGTPKKDSLCHALAEAYSHGARGKGHVVRQIKLGEMQFDPVLRDGYEQSQNLEPDLLEAQRLIHWAEHLVFVYPVWWGGVPALLKGFFDRVFLPGFAFKYRNRSQLWDKLLKGRSADLLVTMDTPPWYFRWIYGAPAHRQMVRTILGFCGIKTRRLSEFAPVRPSSEQQRQNWLRKAEALGAKA, encoded by the coding sequence ATGACTGAAGGCAAGAGCGGTGCGACCCCGCTGGAAGGCGATGGCAAACGGATTCTGCTGGTTCTCGGCACGCCGAAGAAGGACAGTCTTTGCCACGCTCTGGCCGAGGCATACAGCCATGGCGCGCGCGGCAAAGGCCACGTGGTACGCCAGATCAAGCTGGGCGAAATGCAGTTCGACCCGGTATTGCGCGACGGTTACGAGCAGAGTCAGAACCTGGAACCGGATCTGCTCGAAGCCCAGCGTCTGATCCACTGGGCCGAGCACCTAGTGTTCGTCTACCCGGTCTGGTGGGGCGGCGTGCCGGCGCTGCTCAAGGGTTTCTTCGATCGGGTATTCCTGCCGGGTTTCGCCTTCAAATACCGCAACCGTTCGCAGTTGTGGGACAAGCTACTCAAAGGTCGCAGCGCCGATCTGCTGGTGACCATGGACACCCCACCCTGGTATTTCCGCTGGATCTACGGCGCCCCAGCGCACCGGCAGATGGTGCGAACCATCCTCGGCTTCTGCGGCATCAAGACCCGCCGCCTGAGCGAATTCGCCCCGGTACGCCCATCCAGCGAACAGCAACGCCAGAACTGGCTGCGCAAGGCCGAAGCCCTGGGGGCCAAGGCCTAG
- a CDS encoding class II fumarate hydratase: protein MSRTETDSIGPIEVPNEAYWGAQTQRSLINFAIGVERMPLPVLHALALIKKAAARVNSRSGELPADIARLIEQAADEVLDGQHDAQFPLVVWQTGSGTQSNMNVNEVIAGRANELAGGSRGGKSPVHPNDHVNRAQSSNDCFPTAMHIAAAQAVKHSLLPAIAELRDGLQEQAQRHANLVKTGRTHMMDATPITFGQELSAFVAQLGHAEAAIRAALPAVCELAQGGTAVGTGLNAPPGFAEAIAGELAALSGLPLTSAPNKFAALSGHEPLVQLSGALKTLAVALMKLANDLRLLGSGPRAGFAEVRLPANEPGSSIMPGKVNPTQCEALSMLACQVLGNDATISFAASQGHLQLNVFKPVIIHNLLQSIRLLADGSRNFQQHCIADLQPDSAQMAAHLERGLMLVTALNPHIGYDKAAEIAKKAYAEGSTLRQAALQLGYLNEEEFDQWVRPQDMLGASRHD, encoded by the coding sequence ATGAGCCGTACCGAGACCGACAGCATCGGCCCCATCGAAGTCCCCAACGAAGCCTACTGGGGCGCGCAGACGCAGCGTTCTCTGATCAACTTCGCCATCGGCGTCGAACGCATGCCGCTGCCCGTGCTGCATGCCCTGGCCCTGATCAAGAAAGCCGCTGCGCGGGTCAACAGTCGCAGCGGCGAGTTGCCAGCCGATATTGCCCGACTGATCGAACAGGCCGCGGACGAAGTGCTCGACGGCCAGCACGACGCGCAATTCCCCCTGGTGGTCTGGCAGACTGGCAGCGGCACGCAGAGCAACATGAACGTCAACGAGGTCATCGCCGGTCGCGCCAATGAGCTGGCAGGTGGCAGCCGTGGCGGCAAGAGCCCGGTACACCCCAACGATCACGTCAATCGCGCGCAGAGTTCCAACGACTGCTTCCCCACCGCCATGCACATCGCGGCGGCACAGGCCGTGAAACACAGCCTGCTGCCAGCCATCGCCGAACTGCGTGACGGCCTGCAGGAACAGGCGCAGCGCCACGCCAACCTGGTCAAGACCGGGCGCACCCACATGATGGATGCCACGCCGATCACCTTTGGCCAGGAGCTTTCCGCCTTCGTCGCCCAGCTTGGCCATGCCGAAGCCGCCATTCGCGCCGCCCTGCCCGCGGTCTGCGAACTGGCTCAGGGCGGCACCGCCGTCGGCACCGGCCTCAACGCGCCTCCCGGCTTCGCCGAAGCCATCGCCGGGGAACTGGCAGCGCTGTCCGGCCTGCCGCTGACCAGTGCGCCGAACAAGTTCGCCGCCCTCTCCGGCCATGAGCCACTGGTACAGCTCTCCGGCGCCCTCAAGACCCTGGCCGTGGCGCTGATGAAACTGGCCAACGATCTGCGCCTGCTTGGTTCCGGCCCGCGCGCCGGCTTCGCCGAGGTGCGCCTGCCGGCCAACGAGCCAGGCAGCTCGATCATGCCTGGCAAGGTCAACCCGACCCAGTGCGAGGCGCTGTCGATGCTGGCCTGCCAGGTGCTGGGCAACGACGCCACCATCAGCTTCGCTGCCAGCCAGGGCCACCTGCAGCTCAACGTGTTCAAGCCGGTGATCATCCATAACCTGCTGCAATCGATCCGCCTGCTCGCCGACGGCAGCCGTAACTTCCAGCAGCACTGCATCGCCGACCTGCAACCGGACTCCGCGCAAATGGCCGCCCACCTAGAACGCGGACTGATGCTGGTCACCGCGCTCAACCCGCATATCGGCTATGACAAGGCCGCTGAAATCGCCAAGAAGGCTTACGCCGAAGGCAGCACACTGCGCCAGGCTGCCTTGCAGCTTGGTTACTTGAACGAAGAGGAGTTCGATCAATGGGTTCGACCACAGGACATGCTTGGAGCCAGTCGGCATGACTGA
- a CDS encoding DUF2804 domain-containing protein: MTSIATAYTALPPQPLCDSKGRLLDDAVGWSSRPQVDCTLHGHAGRRKRWNHWCITTPQWMLSLTLADLDYLGYGAAYFLDLESGQAVAHTQFRPFALGCQLPDLPLESHAFSHSRLQLRIDEHPGRLRLTATAPDIGGQPLQVALDIQRPAHLQSVNLVAPLQGGGFHATSRQLGLPAAGSVQLGRKQYRCTPGQSFAALDFGRGVWPLNSYWQRAAFAAAGGIAGNFGSGWLEHSGLSEDALWFGGEVQLLDSPMQIERSSQAPLAPWRLDSADDSASLLFTPRQLHRACPKLGPFHANTVQWFGHYSGVLRGPKGERVPVDGALGWLGETHARW; the protein is encoded by the coding sequence ATGACCAGTATCGCCACCGCCTATACCGCTCTCCCGCCACAGCCGCTTTGCGACAGCAAAGGCCGGTTGCTGGACGACGCTGTCGGCTGGTCGAGCCGCCCACAAGTGGACTGCACCCTGCACGGCCATGCGGGGCGCCGCAAGCGCTGGAACCACTGGTGCATCACCACGCCGCAATGGATGCTCTCCCTGACCCTCGCCGACCTCGATTACCTGGGCTACGGCGCTGCCTATTTCCTAGACCTGGAAAGCGGCCAGGCCGTGGCGCACACCCAGTTCCGCCCCTTCGCCCTGGGCTGCCAACTGCCGGATCTGCCGCTGGAGAGCCACGCCTTCAGCCATTCACGCCTGCAACTGCGCATCGACGAGCACCCAGGCCGACTGCGCCTGACCGCGACAGCACCGGATATCGGCGGCCAGCCACTGCAGGTGGCCCTGGACATCCAGCGCCCCGCTCACCTGCAATCGGTCAATCTGGTCGCACCGCTGCAGGGCGGCGGCTTCCACGCCACCAGCCGACAACTCGGCCTGCCGGCCGCCGGTAGCGTGCAACTGGGACGCAAGCAATACCGCTGCACACCCGGACAAAGCTTCGCTGCACTGGATTTCGGCCGTGGCGTCTGGCCACTGAACAGCTACTGGCAACGCGCGGCCTTTGCCGCAGCCGGCGGCATCGCCGGCAACTTCGGCTCGGGCTGGCTGGAACACAGCGGCCTGTCAGAAGACGCCTTGTGGTTCGGCGGTGAAGTGCAACTGCTGGACAGCCCCATGCAGATCGAACGCAGCTCGCAGGCGCCCCTGGCGCCGTGGCGCCTGGACAGCGCAGACGACAGCGCTTCACTGCTCTTCACCCCACGTCAGCTGCATCGCGCCTGCCCCAAGCTCGGCCCCTTCCATGCCAATACCGTGCAGTGGTTCGGCCACTACAGCGGCGTGCTGCGCGGCCCCAAGGGCGAACGCGTGCCGGTCGATGGGGCGCTGGGTTGGCTCGGCGAGACGCACGCACGCTGGTAA
- a CDS encoding DUF2059 domain-containing protein encodes MLRFSQLCTAVLLSASASLAMADAASHAADAERFLKLAHADKLTVPVYAQVQQMFAQRFAQAPEGKKAVLESYQAKANTALDKAVGWDKLKPDMVKLYTTNFNEQELKDLIAFYESPLGQKVLQKMPTLTAQSAQITQSKLEAAVPEVNKLLADMSNEIGVKQP; translated from the coding sequence ATGCTCCGTTTCTCCCAACTGTGCACCGCCGTTCTGCTTAGCGCTTCGGCATCCCTGGCCATGGCCGATGCTGCCAGCCACGCCGCCGATGCCGAGCGCTTCCTCAAGCTGGCCCATGCCGACAAGCTGACCGTGCCGGTCTATGCCCAGGTACAGCAGATGTTCGCCCAGCGTTTCGCCCAGGCGCCAGAGGGCAAGAAAGCTGTGCTGGAGAGCTACCAGGCCAAGGCCAATACGGCATTGGACAAGGCGGTGGGCTGGGACAAGCTCAAGCCGGACATGGTCAAGCTCTACACCACCAACTTCAACGAGCAGGAACTCAAGGATCTGATCGCCTTCTATGAGTCGCCGCTGGGGCAGAAGGTGCTGCAGAAGATGCCGACCCTCACCGCACAGTCGGCGCAGATCACCCAGAGCAAGCTGGAAGCCGCGGTGCCGGAAGTGAATAAGCTGCTGGCCGATATGAGCAACGAGATCGGCGTTAAACAACCCTGA
- a CDS encoding BolA family protein, producing the protein MSKQDLLTAALTDLQPEHLDVLDESHMHSRGLETHYKAVIVSPAFSGLNAVKRHQKVYATVGELMGQIHALALHTYTPEEWAAQGVAPDSPTCHGGSKHDH; encoded by the coding sequence ATGTCCAAGCAAGACCTTCTCACCGCGGCCCTGACCGATCTGCAGCCCGAGCACCTCGACGTGCTGGATGAGAGCCATATGCACAGCCGCGGCCTGGAAACGCACTACAAGGCGGTGATCGTCAGCCCGGCGTTCTCGGGCCTGAATGCGGTCAAGCGGCACCAGAAGGTCTACGCCACGGTTGGCGAGCTGATGGGGCAGATCCATGCCCTGGCGCTGCATACCTACACCCCGGAGGAATGGGCAGCGCAGGGCGTGGCACCGGATTCGCCGACCTGCCATGGCGGCAGCAAGCACGACCACTGA
- the trhO gene encoding oxygen-dependent tRNA uridine(34) hydroxylase TrhO, translating into MTDKIVVAALYKFVSLPDYQALREPLLQTLIDNDIKGTLLLAEEGINGTVSGSRAGIDALLAWFRLDARLADIDHKESYCDEQPFYRTKVKLKKEIVTLGVPGVDPNQRVGTYVEPQDWNALISDPEVLLIDTRNDYEVAIGTFEGAIDPKTKSFREFPEYVRQHFDPSKHKKVAMFCTGGIRCEKASSYMLGEGFEEVYHLKGGILKYLEEVPQEETKWQGDCFVFDNRVTVRHDLSEGEYDQCHACRTPISVEDRQSEFYSPGVSCPHCWNSLSEKTREGARERQKQIELARARNQPHPIGRDPRQLNEA; encoded by the coding sequence ATGACCGACAAGATCGTCGTCGCGGCGCTGTACAAATTCGTCTCCCTGCCGGATTACCAAGCGCTGCGCGAACCCCTGCTGCAAACCCTGATCGATAACGACATCAAAGGCACCCTGCTGCTCGCCGAGGAAGGCATCAACGGCACCGTTTCCGGTAGCCGCGCCGGCATCGATGCGCTGCTCGCCTGGTTCCGTCTGGACGCGCGCCTGGCCGATATCGACCACAAGGAATCCTATTGCGATGAACAGCCGTTCTATCGAACCAAGGTCAAGCTGAAGAAGGAAATCGTCACCCTCGGTGTGCCGGGCGTAGACCCTAACCAGCGCGTCGGCACCTATGTCGAGCCGCAGGACTGGAACGCCCTGATCAGCGACCCGGAAGTGCTGCTGATCGACACCCGCAACGACTACGAAGTGGCCATCGGCACCTTCGAGGGCGCCATCGACCCGAAGACCAAGTCGTTCCGCGAATTTCCCGAGTACGTTCGCCAGCACTTCGACCCGAGCAAGCACAAGAAGGTGGCGATGTTCTGCACCGGTGGCATTCGCTGCGAGAAAGCCTCCAGCTACATGCTCGGCGAGGGGTTCGAAGAGGTCTATCACCTCAAGGGCGGCATTCTCAAATACCTCGAGGAAGTGCCGCAGGAAGAGACCAAATGGCAGGGCGACTGCTTCGTCTTCGATAACCGCGTCACCGTGCGTCATGATCTGTCCGAGGGCGAGTACGACCAGTGCCACGCCTGCCGCACGCCGATTTCCGTCGAGGATCGCCAGTCCGAGTTCTACAGCCCCGGCGTCAGTTGCCCGCACTGCTGGAATTCGCTCTCGGAGAAAACCCGCGAAGGCGCTCGCGAGCGGCAGAAGCAGATCGAGCTGGCGCGTGCGCGCAACCAGCCGCATCCCATCGGTCGTGACCCCCGCCAACTGAACGAGGCCTGA